The Impatiens glandulifera chromosome 3, dImpGla2.1, whole genome shotgun sequence genome contains a region encoding:
- the LOC124929145 gene encoding shaggy-related protein kinase alpha, translating to MASVGVVAPASVMRDSSGHTDQLPEEMNDLKIRDDKEMEPAVVDGNGAENGHIIVTTIGGRDGQPKQTISYMAERAVGQGSFGVVFQAKCLETGETVAIKKVLQDKRYKNRELQTMRMLDHPNVVSLKHCFFSTTNKDELYLNLVLEYVPETAHRVIKHYNKLNQRMPLIYVKLYSYQIFRALSYIHRGIGVCHRDIKPQNLLVNPHTHQLKICDFGSAKVLVKGEPNISYICSRYYRAPELIFGATEYSTAIDIWSAGCVLAELLLGQPLFPGESGVDQLVEIIKILGTPTREEIKCMNPNYTEFKFPQIKAHPWHKIFHKRMPPEAVDLVSRLLQYSPYLRCTALDALTHPFFDELRDPNTRLPNGRFLPPLFNFKPLELKGVPADMLVKLIPVHARKQCPFLGS from the exons ATGGCTTCAGTGGGTGTGGTTGCACCTGCTTCTGTTATGAGAGATTCTAGCGGTCACACTGATCAACTACCGGAAGAGATGAATGACCTGAAGATTAGGGATGACAAG GAAATGGAACCTGCTGTCGTTGATGGTAATGGGGCGGAGAATGGGCATATAATAGTAACGACTATTGGTGGACGCGATGGCCAGCCAAAGCAG ACAATTAGCTACATGGCTGAACGTGCAGTCGGGCAGGGATCATTTGGAGTTGTTTTTCAG GCTAAATGTTTGGAAACTGGCGAAACTGTGGCTATAAAGAAAGTCCTTCAAGACAAAAGATATAAGAACAGAGAGTTGCAGACCATGCGTATGCTTGACCACCCAAACGTGGTGTCGTTGAAACATTGTTTCTTTTCAACCACGAACAAGGATGAATTGTATCTTAATCTGGTGTTGGAGTATGTTCCAGAGACAGCTCATCGGGTAATTAAACACTACAATAAGCTGAATCAACGGATGCCACTTATTTATGTGAAACTCTACTCATATCAG ATATTCAGGGCTTTATCTTACATCCATCGCGGTATTGGAGTGTGTCATCGGGATATTAAACCTCAAAATCTTCTG GTTAATCCTCATACTCACCAGCTAAAGATATGTGATTTTGGTAGTGCTAAAGTTCTG GTAAAGGGAGAGCCGAACATTTCGTACATCTGTTCTAGGTATTATCGAGCACCTGAACTTATATTTGGAGCAACTGAGTATTCTACAGCTATTGACATCTGGTCGGCTGGTTGTGTTCTCGCTGAACTACTCCTTGGACAG CCTTTGTTTCCTGGTGAGAGTGGGGTTGATCAACTTGTTGAGATTATAAAG ATTCTGGGTACTCCAACTAGGGAGGAAATCAAATGCATGAATCCTAACTATACAGAATTCAAATTCCCCCAGATTAAAGCCCATCCATGGCACAAG ATATTCCATAAACGCATGCCTCCAGAGGCTGTTGATCTCGTCTCAAGACTGCTGCAATACTCTCCTTATCTGCGTTGTACGGCT TTGGATGCATTAACTCATCCGTTCTTTGATGAGTTGCGAGATCCAAACACTCGCCTGCCTAATGGACGATTCCTTCCGCCTTTGTTTAACTTTAAACCACTAG AACTGAAAGGAGTACCGGCTGATATGTTGGTCAAGTTGATTCCGGTTCATGCTAGAAAGCAATGCCCATTCCTTGGGTCATAA
- the LOC124932259 gene encoding nuclear envelope-associated protein 2-like: MLRDIDPLLKDLSEKKQNFRKNVVSLAEELKDVRIRLASSEQSFAREIVLKQEAEIKAKQMEEKKTELLNCLEAKNGQLKASDCMSEKLVKELDDLRSQLSATTISADASAALAHSAQLQCSTLLIDWDQKNNSIREQEIHVNRISEQLDLLQKDLCLRESMQIKLKDNVLDEVSPNSYEKINKLLIFKEEEMTKLRDEIRIMSAHWKLKIKDLESQLEKHRRTDRELKKKVLKLEFCLQEARSQTRKLQRMGERRDTLIKELQNQFTNKQNFGNEKNNNNIWETSGFKIVVSMSMLVLVLFSKR, from the exons ATGTTGAGAGATATTGATCCGTTGCTGAAAGATCTAAGCGAGAAGAAGCAGAATTTCCGAAAGAATGTGGTGTCGCTTGCGGAGGAGCTTAAAGATGTTCGCATTCGTCTTGCTTCAAGTGAGCAATCGTTTGCTCGCGAAATCGTATTGAAACAG GAGGCAGAGATTAAAGCCAAACAGATGGAAGAGAAGAAGACTGAATTGCTCAACTGCTTAGAGGCGAAAAATGGGCAGCTTAAAGCATCAGATTGTATGTCTGAAAAG CTTGTGAAGGAGTTGGATGATCTAAGATCACAGCTTTCAGCAACCACAATATCTGCAGATGCAAGTGCTGCTTTAGCGCATTCTGCACAGCTTCAATGCTCCACGTTGCTTATAGATTGGGATCAGAAGAATAATTCAATAAGAGAGCAGGAGATTCATGTAAACAGGATAAGTGAGCAATTAGATCTTCTGCAGAAAGATCTCTGTTTAAGGGAATCTATGCAAATCAAACTTAAGGACAATGTGTTAGATGAGGTTTCTCCAAATAGTTATGAGAAGATTAATAAGCTTCTTATCTtcaaagaagaagagatgaCCAAATTGAGAGATGAAATAAGGATCATGTCTGCCCATTGGAAACTGAAAATCAAAGACCTCGAGTCTCAG TTGGAAAAGCATAGGAGAACTGATCGAGAATTGAAAAAGAAGGTATTGAAGTTGGAATTCTGTCTTCAGGAAGCGCGTTCTCAGACACGAAAGCTCCAAAGG ATGGGAGAACGGAGGGACACATTGATTAAAGAACTTCAGAACCAATTCACAAATAAGCAAAATTTTGGAAACGAgaagaacaataataatatatgggAAACCTCTGGTTTCAAGATTGTGGTTTCGATGTCGATGTTGGTCTTGGTGTTGTTTTCAAAGAGGTAA
- the LOC124929146 gene encoding endochitinase A1 isoform X1 — protein sequence MSQPFFFFHLSFFLFFSICFSYEEEMLNLTKRDIIYPPIDNYPASPVTFPPDTDPTTTIPTPTIVNVPSTNPIIDQPPTIPVNVPSTTLPPLTPIITNPVTSPGAVPGAQPVTNPVTTYPIPSTGVPVTTPVTTPSGMLAGQSWCVAKSDVTEAALQSAIDYACGIGGADCSAIQQGASCYNPNTLQYHASYAFNSYYQKNPFLTSCDFGGTAITTSANPSTGTCVFPAASSSSSSISSPAMGTPTTSSSTTTTTTTGVASPSTTVYPPPTVVNTSYPGLGIGGGGGGDSILGTPSLFPGESPPPIANDSSISMAVGFRPCIGSIILVTAIVSRRLGI from the exons ATGTCTCaacccttcttcttcttccacctttccttcttcctcttcttctccaTCTGCTTCTCTTATGAAGAAGAAATGCTTAATCTTACAAAACGCGACATAATCTATCCACCCATTGACAATTACCCAGCTTCACCAGTTACATTCCCACCTGATActgatccaacaacaactattCCCACTCCAACCATAGTCAATGTCCCATCAACCAATCCAATCATCGACCAGCCACCCACAATTCCAGTCAACGTTCCATCCACCACCCTACCACCATTAACACCCATAATTACGAATCCAGTCACCTCCCCTGGTGCAGTTCCAGGTGCTCAACCGGTGACCAATCCTGTCACAACCTATCCTATTCCCTCAACAGGAGTTCCCGTCACCACTCCGGTCACGACCCCATCGGGGATGCTAGCTGGGCAGAGCTGGTGTGTGGCCAAAAGTGATGTAACGGAAGCTGCATTGCAATCGGCTATTGATTATGCTTGTGGAATAGGTGGTGCGGATTGCTCTGCTATTCAACAAGGGGCTAGCTGTTATAATCCAAATACTCTTCAGTATCATGCTTCATATGCTTTCAATAGTTATTATCAGAAGAACCCATTTCTAACTAGCTGTGATTTCGGAGGAACTGCAATCACAACCTCTGCAAACCCTA GTACGGGAACCTGCGTATTTCCAGCAGCATCATCGTcgtcttcttcaatttcttcacCTGCCATGGGAACAccaacaacatcatcatcaacgacaacaacaacaacaacaggcGTAGCAAGTCCCAG CACTACTGTTTATCCTCCTCCTACAGTGGTGAATACGAGCTACCCGGGTTTAGGCATCGGCGGCGGTGGTGGCGGCGATTCAATTTTAGGTACTCCTTCATTATTTCCAGGTGAAAGCCCTCCTCCGATTGCCAACGACTCGTCTATCTCTATGGCGGTTGGATTTCGACCTTGTATTGGCAGCATCATTTTGGTAACTGCTATTGTGAGTCGAAGATTGGGCATTTGA
- the LOC124929146 gene encoding glucan endo-1,3-beta-glucosidase 7 isoform X2, whose translation MSQPFFFFHLSFFLFFSICFSYEEEMLNLTKRDIIYPPIDNYPASPVTFPPDTDPTTTIPTPTIVNVPSTNPIIDQPPTIPVNVPSTTLPPLTPIITNPVTSPGAVPGAQPVTNPVTTYPIPSTGVPVTTPVTTPSGMLAGQSWCVAKSDVTEAALQSAIDYACGIGGADCSAIQQGASCYNPNTLQYHASYAFNSYYQKNPFLTSCDFGGTAITTSANPSTGTCVFPAASSSSSSISSPAMGTPTTSSSTTTTTTTGVASPSFISSTVSTALLFILLLQW comes from the exons ATGTCTCaacccttcttcttcttccacctttccttcttcctcttcttctccaTCTGCTTCTCTTATGAAGAAGAAATGCTTAATCTTACAAAACGCGACATAATCTATCCACCCATTGACAATTACCCAGCTTCACCAGTTACATTCCCACCTGATActgatccaacaacaactattCCCACTCCAACCATAGTCAATGTCCCATCAACCAATCCAATCATCGACCAGCCACCCACAATTCCAGTCAACGTTCCATCCACCACCCTACCACCATTAACACCCATAATTACGAATCCAGTCACCTCCCCTGGTGCAGTTCCAGGTGCTCAACCGGTGACCAATCCTGTCACAACCTATCCTATTCCCTCAACAGGAGTTCCCGTCACCACTCCGGTCACGACCCCATCGGGGATGCTAGCTGGGCAGAGCTGGTGTGTGGCCAAAAGTGATGTAACGGAAGCTGCATTGCAATCGGCTATTGATTATGCTTGTGGAATAGGTGGTGCGGATTGCTCTGCTATTCAACAAGGGGCTAGCTGTTATAATCCAAATACTCTTCAGTATCATGCTTCATATGCTTTCAATAGTTATTATCAGAAGAACCCATTTCTAACTAGCTGTGATTTCGGAGGAACTGCAATCACAACCTCTGCAAACCCTA GTACGGGAACCTGCGTATTTCCAGCAGCATCATCGTcgtcttcttcaatttcttcacCTGCCATGGGAACAccaacaacatcatcatcaacgacaacaacaacaacaacaggcGTAGCAAGTCCCAG TTTTATCTCTTCAACCGTTTCCACAGCACTACTGTTTATCCTCCTCCTACAGTGGTGA
- the LOC124929144 gene encoding serine/threonine-protein kinase haspin homolog: MASKSGADLWSELIASERGEDHFMEENQEEPQIEVVYRRKQVDIPIPNDNSKRQSNPINQGRVSFIVVKRNSRNRSLSIRGRTSIAVAACADYNQPREKPKRKNKPPIPRGKTVQAPTYEKEQAYFQEVDAFELLEESPSPNNSKTWNSSVPSKDITIPPLAAALQRWLISKRRERSCVPYASLSKILHTPFISCNRIDEHLPYSPIHKTPLSKSFMYSRFNADGSQKSDNEENQFIIEEDCEDINIRVQKVSLTSSLSSLLDAGEWDAFKSLLAVCEQSAPSTLLEVFSKHCLPESIVKIGEGTYGEAFKAGETVCKLVPFDGDLRVNGEIQKRAHELLGEVILSRTLNHLREEEDESRSYNSCPTFIRTLELSICQGVYDAALVTAWEDWDGKNGSENDHPKAFTEQQHYVMFVLENGGQDLESFVLMNIEEATSLLVQVTIGLAVAEVAYEFEHRDLHWGNILLRRSDCPTLRFNLEGKQNSIATSGILVSIIDFTLSRINTGEDILFLDLSSDPELFQGPKGDRQSDTYRGMRDVTQDCWEGSFPKTNVLWLQYLVDILLLKKSFDRSTKDERELRSLKKRMNSYNSAREAATDPLFQNLLMYQIQAT, translated from the exons ATGGCGTCTAAATCAG GTGCCGATCTCTGGTCGGAACTGATAGCATCCGAAAGAGGCGAAGATCATTTCATGGAAGAAAATCAGGAAGAGCCACAAATTGAAGTTGTTTACAGGCGGAAGCAAGTTGATATCCCTATACCTAATGATAATTCTAA GAGGCAGTCCAATCCCATTAATCAAGGGAGGGTAAGTTTCATTGTCGTTAAGCGAAACAGCAGGAATCGTTCTCTTTCAATCAG AGGAAGGACAAGCATTGCGGTTGCTGCTTGTGCAGATTACAATCAACCAAGAGAGAAGCCAAAAAGAAAGAACAAACCTCCTATTCCAAGA GGGAAAACAGTACAAGCACCGACTTATGAAAAGGAACAGGCCTACTTTCAAGAGGTTGATGCATTTGAACTTTTGGAAGAAAGTCCATCTCCAAATAACTCTAAGACTTGGAATTCTAGTGTCCCAAGTAAAGATATCACAATACCACCTTTGGCTGCAGCACTTCAGAGATGGCTAATTTCTAAGAGACGAGAAAGAAGTTGTGTTCCTTATGCTTCACTGTCGAAGATACTACATACTCCTTTTATATCGTGTAACCGTATTGACGAACACCTTCCATACTCTCCAATACATAAGACCCCCCTTTCAAAATCATTCATGTATAGCAGATTCAATGCTGATGGTTCACAAAAAAGTGACAATGAAGAAAACCAATTTATAATTGAGGAGGATTGTGAAGACATCAACATTAGGGTGCAGAAAGTCTCTCTAACATCCAGCCTCAGTTCACTACTAGATGCTGGTGAATGGGATGCATTTAAATCTCTCTTGGCAGTTTGTGAGCAGTCAGCTCCTTCAACACTGTTAGAAGTGTTCTCTAAACATTG tCTTCCAGAGAGCATTGTAAAGATTGGTGAAGGTACTTATGGAGAGGCTTTCAAGGCTGGGGAAACCGTTTGTAAACTTGTTCCATTTGATGGAGATTTACGAGTGAATGGAGAAATTCAAAAG AGAGCACATGAATTACTTGGGGAGGTTATACTCTCCCGGACTCTTAATCACTTGagggaagaggaagatgaaAGTCGTTCTTACAATTCATGTCCAACTTTCATAAGGACTCTTGA ATTAAGCATATGCCAAGGTGTGTACGATGCTGCCCTGGTAACTGCTTGGGAAGATTGGGATGGGAAGAATGGTTCGGAGAATGATCATCCAAAGGCATTTACAGAGCAGCAGCATTATGTAATGTTTGTCCTCGAAAATGGAGGCCAAGATTTGGAAAGTTTTGTGCTGATGAACATTGAAGAAGCAACGAGTTTATTGGTTCAG GTCACAATTGGCTTAGCTGTAGCAGAAGTTGCTTATGAATTTGAACATCGGGACCTCCACTG GGGGAATATTCTGTTAAGAAGGAGCGATTGTCCAACGCTGCGGTTCAATCTCGAAGGAAAGCAGAATTCCATTGCAACTAGTGGGATTTTGGTGTCCATTATTGATTTCACACTCTCGAGGATAAACACTG GTGAAGATATCCTTTTCCTAGACCTATCTTCAGATCCAGAGCTTTTCCAAGGTCCAAAAGGCGACAGACAA TCGGATACTTATCGGGGAATGAGAGACGTCACCCAGGATTGTTGGGAAGGAAG CTTTCCAAAGACCAATGTATTATGGTTGCAGTATTTGGTGGATATTTTGCTTCTCAAGAAATCATTT GATCGGAGTACAAAGGACGAAAGAGAACTGCGATCATTGAAGAAGCGCATGAACAGTTATAATTCGGCTAGAGAAGCAGCCACGGATCCCCTTTTCCAAAATCTGTTAATGTATCAAATTCAAGCCACATGA
- the LOC124929143 gene encoding pentatricopeptide repeat-containing protein At1g56690, mitochondrial-like — protein sequence MQLLSLPRQSYASTATILANSQITHYARLNQIDNARRVFDQLPEKNIASWNSIIAGYFQNNQPDEARHLFDIMPERNTVSWNGLISGYVRNGMVRQARQAFDMMPERNVISWTAVIRGYVEQGLTPVAESLFWKMPEKNVVSWTVMLGGLIQDRRIGDARRLYELMPVKDVVAKTNMISGYCQAGKMAEAKKLFDEIPYPNVISWTTMVTGYAQNQQVDVARTLFEMMPEKNEVSWTAMLMAYTQCGRIKEAEELFNAMPMESIIACNTMIVAFGNSGEVSKAKLTFDHMVTRDDISWSTMIKVYERNGFELEAMDLFSLMQSERIRPNFPSLISILSVCASLASLYRGRQIHAQLLRSQFIDDVYVSSVLITMYIKCGDLIKARLVFDNFSPKDTVMWNSIITGYAQYGLEADALLVFDKMSNAGVAADDVTFVGVLSACSYTGKVEEGLKIFESMESKYRVVPKTEHYACMVDLMGRAGRLTEANDLIERMPMKPDATLWGSLMGACRIHKNMDLAEIAAKKLLELEPNNTGPYVLLSNIYASSGRWNDVADLRRNMVSRNMRKSPGCSWIEVEKRVHTFTGGESTPHPEHLMIIKKLEELSGLLKEAGYAPDSSFTLHDIDEEEKVQSLGHHSEKLAVAYGLLKVPKGMPIRVMKNLRVCGDCHSAIKLIAMVTKRVVILRDANRFHHFENGSCSCHDYW from the coding sequence ATGCAGCTCCTGTCTCTTCCCCGTCAAAGTTACGCGTCAACTGCCACCATATTGGCTAATTCTCAGATTACTCACTATGCTCGTCTTAACCAGATTGATAATGCTCGACGAGTTTTCGATCAATTACCGGAAAAAAATATTGCTTCTTGGAACTCCATTATCGCTGGCTATTTCCAAAATAACCAGCCTGATGAAGCACGTCACCTGTTCGACATAATGCCCGAGAGAAATACAGTTTCTTGGAACGGTTTGATATCTGGATATGTCAGGAATGGAATGGTTCGCCAAGCTCGCCAAGCATTTGATATGATGCCCGAGAGAAACGTTATCTCATGGACTGCTGTTATAAGAGGTTATGTAGAACAGGGATTGACACCTGTTGCTGAATCTCTTTTCTGGAAAATGCCAGAGAAAAATGTGGTTTCATGGACAGTAATGTTGGGTGGCTTGATTCAAGACAGACGAATTGGCGATGCTAGACGATTATACGAGTTGATGCCGGTGAAGGATGTAGTTGCTAAGACTAATATGATTTCCGGATATTGTCAAGCAGGTAAAATGGCTGAAGCCAAGAAACTTTTTGATGAAATCCCATATCCTAatgtgatctcttggaccaccATGGTCACTGGTTATGCACAGAATCAACAGGTTGATGTTGCTAGGACGCTCTTTGAGATGATGCCGGAGAAGAATGAGGTATCTTGGACAGCAATGCTGATGGCTTATACTCAATGTGGACGGATTAAAGAAGCTGAAGAGCTCTTTAACGCAATGCCCATGGAGTCGATTATTGCCTGCAATACAATGATAGTTGCGTTTGGAAATAGTGGAGAAGTTTCAAAGGCAAAGCTAACATTTGATCACATGGTGACAAGAGATGATATTTCGTGGAGTACAATGATTAAAGTTTATGAACGTAATGGGTTTGAATTGGAAGCAATGGATTTGTTTTCCTTGATGCAAAGTGAACGAATTCGACCTAACTTTCCATCTTTGATCAGTATTCTTTCTGTTTGTGCCAGTCTTGCAAGTCTGTATCGTGGCAGACAAATTCATGCCCAGTTGTTGAGATCACAGTTCATAGACGATGTATATGTTTCCTCGGTTTTAATCACGATGTACATAAAATGCGGGGATCTAATCAAGGCAAGACTCGTTTTCGATAATTTTTCTCCCAAGGATACTGTGATGTGGAACTCCATAATAACAGGTTATGCCCAATATGGTCTTGAAGCAGATGCCTTATTAGTGTTTGACAAAATGTCCAATGCTGGTGTGGCAGCTGATGATGTTACTTTTGTTGGAGTTCTTTCTGCTTGTAGTTACACAGGAAAGGTTGAAGAAGGATTGAAGATTTTTGAGTCCATGGAATCCAAGTATCGAGTTGTCCCAAAGACTGAACACTATGCCTGTATGGTGGATTTGATGGGTCGAGCTGGACGTTTAACAGAAGCAAATGATCTTATTGAGAGGATGCCTATGAAACCAGATGCGACCCTTTGGGGCTCACTAATGGGAGCATGTAGGATTCACAAGAACATGGATTTGGCCGAAATTGCAGCTAAAAAGCTTTTAGAATTGGAGCCCAATAATACTGGGCCCTATGTTTTGCTATCAAACATATACGCGTCAAGTGGTAGATGGAACGACGTTGCAGATCTTAGGAGAAACATGGTATCGAGAAATATGAGGAAGTCGCCTGGTTGTAGCTGGATCGAGGTAGAAAAACGAGTGCATACTTTCACAGGTGGAGAAAGCACTCCCCATCCTGAACATTTGATGATCATCAAGAAGTTGGAAGAGTTGAGTGGGTTATTAAAAGAAGCTGGATATGCTCCTGATTCAAGTTTTACCCTTCATGATATAGACGAAGAAGAGAAGGTACAAAGTTTAGGTCATCACAGTGAGAAACTAGCCGTTGCTTATGGATTGTTGAAGGTCCCAAAAGGAATGCCTATCCGTGTGATGAAGAACCTTCGAGTTTGTGGTGATTGCCATTCTGCTATTAAATTAATTGCTATGGTCACCAAGCGGGTGGTTATATTGAGGGATGCAAACAGATTTCATCACTTTGAGAATGGCTCGTGTTCTTGTCATGACTATTGGTGA